The following DNA comes from Gopherus flavomarginatus isolate rGopFla2 chromosome 5, rGopFla2.mat.asm, whole genome shotgun sequence.
gctgggaagtgattacacagcagggagggagctaccagggacagggctcaggggcgctgtgactccaggcccagccagcgagagggagcaggtcccactccctgccccagctgttgaatcccagaccgagctgcagagggatccctccttggagaagctgagggaacttgctggccacagtgctgcaaacccccttggggaaggctgcagggacagagtcctgcaggagaagggattcctgtaccgggaatgggctccccaaggggaagtagaactgggggtaatcgggaggcagctggtggtgccccaggaatccacagggttcttcccgttcaagctgctggatgggaggagagtgaggggacccctgaacctgaagagggaggattggatgaagaagggggaagaccccctgggggatctcttccctgaggtgggagacaatctccccatcaggtgtttcccattcagagtcactgggaaagcagcccagaacctggagagagaggtctggaacatgctggctttagatgggatccagccgttttacagcccatgggcctcacccgtggggctgatccccaagggagacaggatgatctggttttatgggggctatcagaagcttaaagccatcacagtgtccaatgtcgaccccatgcctaggcctggggagattctagacaagcagagggcgatggagaacttggccctggcagacactgataagatgtgcatctttagccagatctgggaggaacaggtgtcccaggtgaagagggggctgggctgcctcaaggaggtgggactgaccttaaaagctggaaagtgtaaggggggatggaagaggtgttgtgtctgggccacaaagtgggaagcggctgcccaagcccagagctggcaaaggccaagatgagggctcttaaccaagagagcccgaatcacagaccgaagggctggggaaagacccaatcccagcttgaaccccaggggtattggggtggcaaagggtgtgggctgcataaactttcccacctgcggcctgcaagtgccatcaagcacacccgacctaagggagggcgtgagactggactgtcctggcgtaactcacaccaaggaatgggagagatgctggggcatccatgggaacgttggtgggttcgaacttccccaggtcactggctggagtgacctcgctcagttcggtctcgaagggggaagagatgtgacgaactgggaaagttcttaatgtttctctgaatactgtgttggtgcctcagtgtccccatggcagttcttaagcatctggcagagcaaagggccagtgcacctaaatgcctgacactctgtctcctagcaactgatggcctgggcccctcctctgcaaaggtgccagctgaaggtgttggagacaaagggatcaggtgacctcctggcccgggaaaggggctgaggagagaggaggggctgggaggggttgttagtctggagctggctggggtcaagggtggagggcagacctgggggtctggctcactgccccccagaatggacccagccgaggggtccggttcgctgtatctacaagctctgttttagaccctattcctgtcatcgaataaacctctgttttactggctggctaagagtcacgtctgactgcaaagtgggggtgcaggacccggtggcttccccaggaccccgctggggtggactcgctgtgggaagcgcacggaggggcagaggatgctgaatgctccaaggagagacccaggaggtgaaaacgtgtgagcttcttgccctgaacaagtctgctccaagggagagaaggctccccaaagtcctgactggcttggtggggagcagttccagagcatcgcccggggactccgtgacaaaaACACATTAGGATCTACTTGATTTTTAACATCTAAGGGTGTAAGATGACTCCCTCAGTAACAGTGCTGGGGCGCTTGGTGTCCGTTGGGCTTTCAGATAGGTCAGGCTGCTGAAGTGACAGTGTTTCTTTGTCATGGTCATGTGGATGAGGAACTAATGGAGCACAAGGATTTATGTATTGTGTCATTACTGAGTGTTgcgtaagggcttgtctatgtgggGTTATTCCAGAGGAACTATTTgggcagagggatagctcagtgctttgagcgtTAGCctcctaaacctagggttgtgagctcaatccttgaggggactacttagggatctgggacaaaatcagtacttggtcctactagtgaaggcaggggctagactcagtgaccttttggggtctcttccagctctatgagataggtatatctccatatttcttttttattatattcTTGATTAACTCCACACGTGGATGCAGAACTGACCAGCCCAGGCAGTCTGGCCATTGACCAGTGTCACTGCCCTAAGCTGCCATGTTTGGCAAAGCCAAATCTTGGGAAATGAGGCAGGGAGGGTACAAAGCAGAAGCCAGAGAGTTGGGCTGGGATGGGAGGGACAGAAGGAGACTCCAGATATTGAGGTGTGAggaagagggggctgggtggTGGAAATAAAACAGTGGGATGGGGTGAAGGGAAGGGAGACTGAGGAAGTGAAGCATGAAGAAAGAGGGATCCAAGATACAGGGGTGGGGCAAAGGAGAGAGCCCCCACTGGTGCTTCCTTAAGACCCTACTCAGAAGCAGGGTTGTCCCCCTTGCCTTTGCAGCACTAGACAAAGCTACTCTGATGTCTGCACAAGGCAGTGGGGACACTGACATGAGCAGTGCCCAGCTGGAGAGGTCACATGTCCTGCTCATCCCCAGGATGCAGGTGAAAGTTggcaggagggaagagaggagcatAACTTGCATTTTTCAGCCCTAGCTTGCCCCAGGAGTGTGGCGAGAGGGGTGGGGCTATCCTGGGGTGTCTGGTAGCTGGAGAGAAACAGCGGTTGTTTCATTTCCATTAGTGTTGTGGCAGCTGAATGAAGCAAGGCCCTACTCTCAATATGATTCTTCTGTCTGCTGTCTCTTCTGTGATCTGCATGACCCAATGCTGGCCTTCAGCCAGCATGAAAGAGGAAAGGTGGAAGATCTGAGCACATGGGAACAGGAGCTGACtagggaagaggaagagcagaTTAGGACAAAACCTTGGTAAGCCAGGGGTTAAAAGAGGAGAGAAACTGAGAGTTGGAGTAGGGAATTGAGCTGGAGCGAGATTGGGCGACTAGACTGGGGCTGGACAGGCAAAGCGAATGGCGATGAAGAGCCAGGTGTAGGGAACAGACAGGTTGGAGGGGACAAGACAGAGGGATCAAGCTTGGAGGAACTGGGAAAAGGATCTCTGCTCAGTAGAGCAGATACTCCCCTCCGGAGCCTGAAATGGAATCCAAGACTCTTCTGTCCCACCATTCCTCCAGTCAGCAAATACCTGAGACTAGTGGCTAACTGTCTCATCCCCCTCTAGTGCAGTCTACAGAGGATAACCTTCTATTCTTCACTTCATTAGCTCTGCAGAGGTCTGTGCAGTTGATCTAAAGATTCCAAGCCTGCTAATGAACCATATTGGTGTCAATATGTCACATGGTGGAAtgtgatttcccccctcccctgtttgcttttttaaaaacttgggaAATGACCTAAAAAACTACGTAAgaatattaaagttgcaaagtcaagctctcaaaaaaggtaggaaatgccagaatgaaagCTGTACAACCTTCAGTTTGCGCCCTTGTGCGCATATGCATTTGTCAAAGTTATCAATGGTAGGACCTGGATAAGGTATAACTCCTCCCCACCTGTGCTAATCTATGTAGCTAATCCTCATTAAATACATCTTCCCATTCACTGTAACTGACTCATGCAACTCATCAGGCCCTGAGTGGAAACAGCTTGGAATCTTGTCCAAGGCCTTGCTGTGCGTGTAGAACACATGGATCAAATCAGCAGAGCCACTCAAACTTTCCAATGTCCATTTTATTCTTCATTCTACAAAATGTATAAATGCAGAAATGTATTACAGGTTATTGACAATACTGATTATTAATCACCTTTGCATTGCTATGTGGGTTAATAGCAAAGCCCTTTACGTGTCAGAGTGATTACATTGAGTCTCCTCTTTAATTGGATGGAATTTGATCCAAACACATATAAATTGTTAGTATTATTGCTACTTTCTAAATTCTTGAGATATAAAAGCTGAGAAAGTGTTTTCTCTCCCACTTAGTTATAAACGTCCTCCAATCAACAGTGTGTGTTCATCAGCCACAAAGCTACTGGGCGTTTTGCAAACGCTGTGTCCACTTAAATTGATATCCGCACGCAAGGAAATTTTctgtaatagaaaaaaaaaaacgttGCAGAGCTCCACTATTTACTCTGTTCTTTCCCCAGAGTAGCTTCTATAGACAAGGCCAAGCACTCTGAAATGCATCTCACTCCAAAAACTACTTGCCTGCTAAGAAAGCAAAATATTAGTAACTCAAATAGCCCTGAGATACCCATGAGGAAATATGGCATTGTCCAAACTTCTCTCACAATTGTTCAGGGTCTGAAAGTCTTCACAGATCAGGAAGGAGATAATTGGCTGATCTATGGGTGATGGCAGGTGCAGATAGAGGTTGCTTGAGATAGGGTGAGCAAAAGAGTTTTCATTCTAATCCCATTTTCAGTTACCAACAGTTTTGTGCAACATTCCTCTCCTGTGCTATTTCCCATGTTATTCCCTGAGCTATGATAGCTCTGCAGCACTTACAGGATATGAAAGTAGTGAAAGCTAGTTCTGATCCCTCagtagatcatagaatatcagggttggaagggatctcaggaggtcatctagtccaaccccctgcttgcagcaggaccaatccccagacagatctttaccccagttccctaaatggcccccctcaaggattgaattcataaccttgggtttagcaggccaatgctcaaaccactgagctatccctccccaagaTATATCTTAGGGACACAGCTCAAAGAAAATCTAGTGAGTAAGATAGGACCTTGCTGCTCTTTCAGGGTAGAATCTCAAACAACCAAAAGAAAGGTGTATTGTTGTAACTAGGCTGGTGGGGCTGAGATTACCAGCTCTGATATTTGATGAAGGATGTTAAGTTTATTTCATGAGTCTCAGGCTATAAAGCATCGGACACAAACTTCGCTTTACCTGAAAATCACGGATGTAGGTGAGGAAAAAGCTGAGGAAGGAGAAAGCCAGAGACCATTCTGAGATTGTGCTGATGATGTGAACTATGTAGCCCTGTATTGAAGAGAAAATGTATCTGTGTAATGAGGCTGCTTTTTCAGTCTCCAGTGGTAGAAGGCTTATATTTCTGCATTTCAAAGGATGCTCTCCTAGATCTGTCAGGATTTTTCCATTACCTTTATCTAACTCTTTCATAAGAGAATGAAGTCAGCTGAATTTACCTGGTGTCTGGGAGGGAAAGGGTTAAGTAGTCTTTCCCCGGAAGGGTGCAGAGTTGTCATGTGCAGATGGCTGACAACTCCTAACTCACTATTTTTTGGAAGTCATGGACCTTGTACACATTGCTTCCAATGTATATTGGGGGCTAGAGTGTTGCTTTACTACATAATGGCCTCTAAAGGTCAACTAAAAGTACAGCTACATCCCATGTACCTTTAACTTGCCCACTTTCCTCTCTTCTTCCTTCTTTCATCTCctgctcccttcctctctcctctttctccaTTCTTCCTATTAATCTCTCATACCCACTTCAGTAATCCACCAAACAGCAACGAACACACAGGCTTCATCTTCAATGCAAAATGCTACCATGTTAAAATGTGACCGTGAAGAGTCCTGCTGGCTGACAATTCTGATCATAACTTTATGGTGAGCAAAGACAAGGTAGGTCACGTACTGCATAGTGGCTGCGAGTCATTAAACCTGtacctggtgggccgggctggtttgtttacctgccgtgtccacaggttcggctgatcgtggctcttactggccacggttcgccgtcccaggccaatgggggctgcgagaagcggtgcaggccgagggatgtgctggccaccgcttcctgatGAACTTGCGGACGTGGCAGATAAACagaccagcctggcccaccagggtgcttaccattggtgagccgcgtgccaaatgTTGCTGATCCCTGAGTTAAAAAGTCTGCATTAGCCTTCACACATGGAACGCTTTTTCCCCCAATGCTAAATACACACAACTTCCTTTATGGAACTGTCCTACCTTTTCCTCCGCGCTCTCAAAATCTGACTTACTTTTTCCTGTGAGTTCCAGTGCAGCTTCTGAACTAGGTCAGTTCCATACAGGCCACTGTACAAAAG
Coding sequences within:
- the DRAM2 gene encoding DNA damage-regulated autophagy modulator protein 2 isoform X5, translated to MGMSQESPSDTGTIPPERCLFGIMLNISTFLVDKNSLLVYSSLTAFGLFVHSGLYGTDLVQKLHWNSQEKGYIVHIISTISEWSLAFSFLSFFLTYIRDFQKISLRADINLSGHSVCKTPSSFVADEHTLLIGGRL